In Lacibacter sp. H375, one DNA window encodes the following:
- a CDS encoding outer membrane beta-barrel protein, producing MIIGTVIDTSNQKAVMGATVAAIPYTDSSKQSVFLTDKNGGFNLTSLQLGYYRVRISAVGYRTLTIDSIHLRTDRADFNLNDIPLSNQSVELAEVIIFVEKPLIESKDGNITFNVGESALINGSTATELLKQTPLVTTDADGKIAVRGKEPKILIDDKPVELNAQQLQDLLESMPGSMIEKIEVLTNPPPQYANEQGGVINIVTKKGRVGFGARVNLYAGSRGQTGITTNFNYRKQGFAVNLNAGVGYNEFQSEGYSNRTNIYKDSSNQLKIINNSFNKSIRPSFRLNVDYELNKRNSFNFVAQYNQGNTNNSGFNRYTNINRFEEISRLSERTVASVGRNYNPSINLSYQHKTKRPGESIRMVYALNFGQSESVRNFFQEFLNADDTPTGIDSTQRQTNNTRSNGYSINIIYDRPLGNKKTSLSTGAAYYRNNSHVVLTTDFMKKPENIFQKAELLSNNFKFHQDVISTRVSMKHIFMPGFSITAGSAFEQTNFLFELFRDNKTEYNRYFNVLPFANLNRSWKNGMNLTFAYRRTMRRPGIGELNPAIDYGDPYNLRYGNPDLLPSQSHTFDMVAGKTKSKYFANVSIGYNLVEDVFSQIRTLAPDGKTTVTWDNVSNRQEYEASTWAGLTISRKLRSNISASYTYNKYGTFDKQVRKFRDGGSFTSNFSTNYNPTDLWTFTGAFSFNRFANPQGTVRSNISMNIGAQYKLFKKKVIISINTTDPFIQQQNRVFTYGPNFNLESYNRTQTRNYRVTLSYNFNKTSTVKRKTVDVLKSIKK from the coding sequence GTGATCATTGGAACGGTGATCGACACAAGCAATCAAAAGGCGGTAATGGGTGCAACTGTGGCGGCTATCCCATATACCGACAGCAGTAAACAATCGGTTTTTCTTACAGATAAGAATGGCGGATTTAACTTAACCAGCCTGCAGCTGGGTTATTACCGTGTGCGGATCAGTGCAGTTGGTTACAGAACACTTACCATTGACAGCATTCATCTGCGTACCGACCGGGCCGATTTCAATTTGAATGATATACCGCTCAGCAATCAATCAGTTGAGCTGGCTGAAGTGATCATATTTGTAGAGAAGCCGTTGATCGAATCGAAGGATGGCAATATCACCTTCAACGTTGGCGAAAGTGCATTGATCAACGGCAGCACTGCAACTGAGCTGTTGAAACAAACACCATTGGTTACAACCGATGCCGATGGAAAAATTGCTGTGCGTGGAAAAGAACCGAAAATTTTGATCGATGATAAACCGGTTGAACTAAATGCACAACAGTTGCAGGACTTACTTGAAAGTATGCCCGGAAGCATGATCGAAAAAATTGAAGTACTCACCAATCCGCCGCCACAATATGCAAACGAGCAGGGTGGTGTGATCAATATTGTTACAAAGAAGGGTAGAGTTGGTTTTGGTGCAAGAGTAAATCTTTATGCAGGTTCAAGAGGACAAACTGGTATTACTACCAATTTCAATTACCGCAAGCAAGGCTTTGCTGTTAATTTAAATGCAGGAGTTGGGTACAACGAGTTTCAATCGGAAGGTTACAGCAACCGCACCAATATTTATAAAGACTCAAGTAACCAGTTAAAAATCATCAACAACTCATTCAACAAAAGTATTCGCCCAAGTTTTCGACTAAATGTTGATTATGAATTGAACAAGCGCAACAGCTTCAATTTTGTGGCGCAGTATAACCAGGGAAACACTAACAACAGCGGCTTTAACCGTTACACGAACATCAATCGTTTCGAAGAAATTTCAAGGTTGAGTGAACGGACTGTTGCATCAGTAGGCCGAAATTATAATCCATCGATCAATCTTAGTTATCAGCATAAAACAAAACGACCAGGTGAATCAATAAGAATGGTTTATGCATTGAATTTTGGACAATCGGAAAGTGTACGCAACTTTTTCCAGGAGTTTTTGAATGCAGATGATACACCAACTGGCATTGATAGTACGCAACGTCAAACCAACAATACAAGATCAAACGGCTACAGCATCAATATTATTTACGACCGACCATTAGGCAATAAGAAAACAAGTTTATCAACCGGTGCTGCTTACTATCGCAATAACAGTCATGTTGTGCTTACAACTGATTTTATGAAAAAGCCGGAGAATATTTTTCAGAAAGCAGAACTGTTGAGCAACAACTTTAAATTCCACCAGGATGTGATCAGCACTCGTGTTTCCATGAAACATATTTTCATGCCGGGATTTTCTATCACCGCAGGTTCTGCATTTGAACAAACGAATTTTTTGTTTGAATTATTCAGGGATAATAAAACAGAATACAACCGCTATTTCAATGTGCTTCCATTTGCAAATCTTAACCGCAGTTGGAAGAACGGGATGAATCTAACGTTTGCTTACCGTCGTACCATGCGCAGACCGGGCATTGGTGAATTAAACCCAGCCATTGATTATGGTGATCCCTACAATCTTCGTTATGGCAATCCAGATCTGTTGCCTTCGCAATCACATACATTCGATATGGTGGCTGGTAAAACAAAAAGTAAATACTTCGCCAATGTAAGCATTGGTTATAATCTTGTAGAAGATGTGTTCAGCCAGATACGCACATTGGCACCCGATGGCAAAACAACAGTAACATGGGACAACGTTAGTAACCGCCAGGAATATGAAGCAAGCACATGGGCCGGACTTACCATCAGCCGTAAATTACGAAGTAATATCAGTGCAAGTTATACATACAACAAGTATGGCACATTCGATAAACAGGTGCGCAAGTTTCGTGATGGAGGCTCGTTTACGTCGAACTTCAGCACCAATTATAACCCGACGGATCTGTGGACATTCACGGGAGCATTTTCCTTCAACCGATTTGCAAATCCACAAGGAACTGTACGCAGCAATATCTCTATGAACATTGGTGCGCAATACAAACTGTTTAAAAAGAAAGTGATCATCAGTATTAATACAACCGATCCGTTCATTCAACAACAGAACAGAGTGTTTACTTACGGGCCCAACTTTAATTTAGAAAGTTACAACCGCACACAAACACGAAACTATCGTGTTACACTCAGCTATAACTTTAATAAAACATCCACTGTTAAACGCAAAACAGTGGATGTGCTGAAGAGTATAAAAAAATAA
- a CDS encoding sigma-54 interaction domain-containing protein, with protein MDLQSIKNRFGIIGNSPSLNHALNVAVQVSGTDLTVLINGESGVGKEVFSQIIHSLSTRKHNPFIAVNCGAIPEGTIDSELFGHEKGSFTGAVDARKGYFETVNGGTIFLDEIGEMPLGTQARLLRVLEAGEFIRVGSSKVQKTDVRVIAATNKELFEFTQNNKFREDLYYRLNTVPIRVPSLRDRKEDIPLLFRKFSVDFAERYKTTPVQLEDDAKNLLISYPFPGNVRELKNIAEQISVLSTNKIVTAKDLTPFLPERSFNRLPVLAHQPSAAGSGTEFANEREILYKLFFDMKRDVTELKKMFLEVLQHGGGSVQMPGNFFNDAMMNEHKSLDVSQPVMNNNAPSQPVIIGGNGDIHDHVEVEESLNIMDKEKELIIKALKKHKSKRRDAALDLGISERTLYRKLKEYDIEEL; from the coding sequence ATGGATCTACAAAGTATAAAAAACAGGTTTGGAATTATAGGTAACTCACCATCGCTCAATCATGCATTGAATGTGGCGGTGCAGGTGTCAGGTACGGACTTAACAGTTTTGATCAATGGTGAAAGTGGTGTTGGTAAAGAAGTTTTTTCGCAGATCATTCATTCTTTATCAACCCGTAAACACAATCCGTTTATTGCGGTAAACTGCGGTGCTATTCCCGAAGGAACGATCGATTCAGAATTATTTGGTCATGAAAAAGGATCGTTCACCGGAGCTGTTGATGCAAGAAAAGGATATTTTGAAACAGTAAATGGCGGCACTATTTTCTTAGATGAAATTGGTGAAATGCCATTGGGTACACAAGCACGTTTGCTGCGTGTATTGGAAGCCGGTGAATTTATCCGTGTGGGTTCTTCCAAAGTACAAAAGACAGATGTGCGTGTGATTGCTGCAACCAACAAAGAATTATTTGAGTTTACACAAAACAATAAGTTTAGGGAAGATCTGTATTACCGTTTAAATACAGTTCCCATTCGTGTGCCTTCGTTGCGTGACAGGAAAGAAGACATTCCTCTCCTCTTCCGCAAATTTTCGGTTGATTTTGCTGAGCGTTATAAAACAACACCTGTGCAGTTGGAAGATGATGCGAAAAATCTGTTAATCAGTTATCCATTCCCCGGTAATGTGCGGGAATTAAAGAATATTGCAGAACAGATATCCGTTCTTTCTACCAATAAAATTGTAACGGCAAAAGATCTTACCCCTTTTCTGCCTGAAAGAAGTTTTAACCGTTTACCGGTATTGGCTCATCAACCTTCGGCGGCAGGCAGTGGCACTGAGTTTGCCAATGAACGTGAAATTCTGTACAAGCTCTTTTTTGATATGAAGCGTGATGTAACGGAGTTAAAGAAAATGTTTCTTGAAGTGTTGCAGCATGGTGGCGGATCCGTACAAATGCCGGGCAATTTTTTCAATGATGCAATGATGAATGAGCACAAGTCGCTTGATGTATCACAACCGGTGATGAACAACAACGCTCCTTCTCAACCTGTGATCATTGGTGGCAATGGCGATATTCATGATCATGTGGAAGTGGAAGAAAGTCTTAACATCATGGACAAAGAAAAAGAACTGATCATAAAAGCACTGAAGAAACATAAAAGTAAACGTCGTGATGCAGCACTTGATCTCGGCATCAGCGAACGAACATTATATAGAAAACTGAAGGAGTATGACATTGAAGAACTCTGA
- a CDS encoding YihY/virulence factor BrkB family protein: MTIEELIYRLPVIRTIIRFSKRFRPFGFEGISLFEVTRFFVQQIKKGSLNQRAAAISFNFIMALPPACIFLFSLVPLFPIADQFYNEVNSFVREITPNAATRDAVENFLADFFKRPKNSLLSIGFLTSLYFSSNAVLGIIHSFNQSIHEKESKAFFAYRWKAIRLTFVIILIFIASILLLITQGALFNWLLLLLKIDSVFIKWLIIIVRWVVIVGLFFYSIAFIYRHAPSVEKKWKLISPGSIVASALIILFTFMFSYWINNFATYTIYGSIGTILILMIFVNFISLVLLIGFELNLSIRLLKRQSDKRLNEEMSGAENKKEAS, encoded by the coding sequence ATGACGATTGAAGAACTCATTTACCGCCTGCCTGTTATACGGACGATCATCCGTTTCAGTAAACGTTTCCGGCCTTTTGGGTTCGAAGGTATTTCGTTGTTCGAGGTGACCCGTTTCTTTGTTCAGCAGATCAAGAAAGGCAGTTTAAATCAACGTGCCGCAGCTATTTCGTTCAACTTTATTATGGCCCTGCCGCCTGCCTGTATCTTTTTATTTTCATTGGTGCCGCTCTTTCCTATTGCAGATCAGTTTTACAACGAAGTGAATTCGTTTGTACGGGAAATAACACCGAATGCTGCTACACGTGATGCCGTGGAAAATTTCCTGGCCGATTTTTTTAAGCGTCCCAAGAACAGTTTGCTTTCGATTGGTTTTCTTACATCACTTTACTTTTCGTCTAATGCAGTATTGGGGATCATTCATAGCTTTAATCAATCGATCCATGAAAAAGAAAGCAAAGCATTCTTCGCCTATCGTTGGAAAGCCATCCGTTTAACCTTTGTGATCATTCTTATTTTCATCGCCAGTATTTTACTACTCATCACACAAGGTGCATTATTCAATTGGTTGTTGCTGTTATTAAAGATCGACAGTGTATTCATCAAATGGCTCATCATAATTGTACGTTGGGTAGTGATCGTTGGGTTGTTTTTTTATTCCATTGCATTTATTTACAGGCATGCACCATCGGTTGAGAAAAAGTGGAAGCTGATCTCGCCGGGTTCTATTGTGGCAAGTGCTCTCATTATCCTTTTCACCTTCATGTTCTCTTATTGGATAAATAATTTTGCAACGTACACGATCTATGGATCCATTGGTACTATCCTGATCCTGATGATCTTTGTAAATTTTATTTCACTTGTATTGTTAATTGGCTTTGAATTAAATCTCAGCATCCGGCTACTCAAGCGCCAGAGCGATAAAAGGCTCAATGAAGAGATGAGTGGTGCTGAAAACAAAAAAGAAGCTTCGTAA
- the miaB gene encoding tRNA (N6-isopentenyl adenosine(37)-C2)-methylthiotransferase MiaB, with protein sequence MMDLMTDTKVHDENRQGEAYAPFSNDPNQYKKKFYIESYGCQMNFSDSEIVASILNSAGYGATRDTEEADLVLLNTCSIREKAEQTIRKRLTEFRKAKMRRPGLLVGVLGCMAERLKSNLLEEEKLVDMVVGPDAYRTLPGLIEEAEGGQKAVNVLLSRDETYADIAPVRLESNGVSAFISIMRGCNNMCSFCVVPFTRGRERSRDAKSIVAEAQDLFERGFREVTLLGQNVDSYYFVDEKSNETVSFAMLMERVALVSPLLRVRFSTSHPKDITDEVLHTIAKYENICNYIHLPVQSGNTRILQLMNRTYTRAWYMKKVDRIREIIPDCGISSDIITGFCSETEEEHQDTLSIMEYSKYDYGYMFFYSERPGTLAARRYKDDVPEDVKKRRLQEIVDKQYYLSLDSNKRDIGQTFKVLIEGDSKKDENSWMGRSSQNKVIVFPKENYELKKGDYVMVKVHDCTKGTLLGTITNQ encoded by the coding sequence ATGATGGATTTGATGACCGATACCAAAGTTCACGACGAAAACAGGCAGGGTGAAGCCTATGCCCCGTTTTCGAACGATCCCAATCAATACAAAAAGAAATTTTATATCGAAAGCTACGGTTGCCAGATGAATTTCAGTGACAGCGAAATTGTGGCCAGCATCCTTAACAGTGCAGGTTATGGCGCCACTCGTGATACTGAAGAGGCCGACCTGGTGTTGCTCAACACTTGTTCTATCAGGGAAAAAGCTGAGCAAACCATCCGCAAACGTTTAACCGAATTCCGTAAAGCCAAAATGCGCCGACCGGGTTTATTGGTTGGTGTATTGGGTTGTATGGCAGAACGTTTGAAATCGAATTTACTTGAAGAAGAAAAGCTGGTGGATATGGTGGTTGGCCCTGATGCTTACCGCACACTCCCCGGTTTAATTGAAGAAGCAGAAGGCGGGCAAAAAGCAGTGAATGTGTTGTTGAGCCGTGATGAAACTTACGCTGATATCGCCCCGGTACGTTTGGAAAGTAATGGTGTGAGTGCATTCATCTCCATCATGCGTGGTTGTAACAACATGTGTAGTTTCTGCGTGGTTCCTTTCACCCGTGGTCGTGAACGTAGCCGTGATGCTAAATCAATTGTAGCAGAAGCGCAGGATCTTTTCGAACGTGGTTTCCGTGAAGTGACTTTGCTCGGCCAGAATGTGGACAGCTATTATTTTGTTGATGAAAAAAGTAATGAGACTGTTTCGTTCGCCATGCTAATGGAAAGAGTAGCGTTGGTGTCGCCACTATTGCGTGTTCGTTTCTCCACATCACATCCAAAAGATATTACCGATGAGGTGCTGCATACCATAGCGAAGTATGAAAATATCTGCAACTATATTCACTTGCCTGTGCAAAGTGGGAACACACGCATCTTACAATTGATGAACAGAACATACACTCGTGCATGGTATATGAAGAAAGTGGATCGCATCAGGGAAATTATTCCTGACTGCGGCATAAGTTCCGATATTATAACCGGTTTCTGTTCTGAAACGGAAGAAGAACACCAGGATACATTAAGCATCATGGAATACAGCAAGTACGATTATGGTTATATGTTCTTCTACAGTGAGCGTCCGGGTACATTGGCTGCACGACGTTATAAAGATGATGTTCCGGAAGATGTAAAGAAGAGACGTTTGCAGGAGATAGTAGATAAGCAATATTATTTATCACTCGACAGTAACAAAAGAGATATTGGTCAAACATTTAAAGTGTTGATTGAAGGCGATAGTAAGAAAGATGAGAATAGCTGGATGGGACGTAGCTCACAAAATAAAGTGATCGTATTCCCCAAAGAAAACTATGAATTAAAGAAAGGTGATTACGTAATGGTAAAAGTGCATGATTGTACCAAAGGCACATTGCTTGGCACAATTACAAATCAATAA
- the secG gene encoding preprotein translocase subunit SecG — protein MIWLFIILVVLASALLGFVVLVQNPKGGGLSGSVAGFSNQFMGVKQTTDVLEKGTWLFAAIIGILCLVSSLFISDTAGSNGSGNLEKATNQPVQTAPAKTTTPAVPAPAPAK, from the coding sequence ATGATTTGGTTATTTATCATACTGGTAGTTTTGGCCAGTGCATTATTAGGATTTGTAGTGTTGGTTCAAAACCCCAAAGGTGGTGGTTTAAGTGGCTCAGTTGCCGGTTTTAGCAACCAGTTCATGGGTGTTAAACAAACCACAGATGTGCTGGAAAAAGGTACCTGGTTGTTTGCAGCCATTATCGGTATTCTTTGCCTGGTTTCTTCACTGTTTATTTCAGATACCGCCGGTTCAAACGGTTCAGGTAACCTGGAAAAAGCAACCAATCAACCGGTGCAAACGGCTCCTGCAAAAACAACTACACCTGCAGTACCAGCCCCTGCTCCTGCAAAGTAA
- a CDS encoding LptE family protein has translation MTLKNSDKNPKYKVQSIKNSTLQLAKLYKLAAISYIVLLTSYLLSSCYSFKDVSIPAEVKTVKVNYIENRARIVNPNLSQRLTDKLRQKIVNQTRLSQTNSDDAHYDISGQITDYYVTTSGISNQQAASNRLNVTVHLIFKNRLDDKKNFEADLTRNFDFSASKSLSAAEAELTDLIVQNMTDEIFNRIFSNW, from the coding sequence ATGACATTGAAGAACTCTGATAAAAACCCAAAGTACAAAGTACAAAGTATAAAGAACAGCACCCTGCAACTTGCAAAGCTTTATAAGTTGGCAGCAATTTCGTACATCGTACTTCTTACATCGTATCTTCTTTCCTCCTGCTATTCCTTCAAAGATGTTTCTATTCCTGCCGAAGTAAAAACGGTAAAAGTGAATTACATCGAGAACAGGGCAAGAATTGTAAATCCGAATTTAAGCCAGCGATTGACAGATAAGCTTCGTCAAAAAATCGTGAATCAAACACGTTTGTCGCAAACAAACAGTGATGATGCACATTATGATATCAGCGGCCAAATCACCGATTATTATGTAACAACTTCGGGTATCTCTAATCAGCAGGCTGCATCAAACCGTTTAAATGTAACTGTTCATCTCATCTTTAAAAACAGGTTAGATGATAAAAAGAATTTCGAAGCTGATCTTACCCGCAATTTCGATTTCTCTGCCTCAAAATCATTATCAGCAGCCGAAGCTGAATTAACTGATCTGATCGTGCAGAATATGACCGACGAAATTTTTAACCGCATTTTCTCCAACTGGTAA
- the mltG gene encoding endolytic transglycosylase MltG: MKKVIGYSFLLLSLVALFFAWKFFGSGTAFNESKKYLYVYTGNANQKAVMQSLNDSGFLKNPGLFEMVAGRLDVWKRLRPGKYEIEKGSSLFTLARKLRNGSQTPVNLVITKLRTRKDLAALIGRKFETDSATMLAYLINNDSLKKFGLDTNTVMTSVFPNTYSLLWNSGPQRIFRKLHEQRTKFWTAERKQKAAALGLTPEQVHTMASIVEEETLRNDEKPTIASVYLNRLKKDMNLGADPTVKFAIGDFTIKRLLFGHINSTASSPYNTYRNKGLPPGPICTPSETTIDAVLNAAATDYLFFCAKPNGNGYHAFASNETDHFKNAKAYQQWLDSLNIR; this comes from the coding sequence ATGAAAAAAGTTATCGGCTACAGTTTTCTTCTTTTATCACTTGTTGCTTTGTTTTTTGCGTGGAAATTTTTCGGCAGCGGCACAGCATTCAATGAATCAAAAAAATATCTTTACGTCTATACAGGTAATGCCAACCAAAAAGCAGTGATGCAATCGTTAAACGATTCGGGCTTTTTAAAGAATCCCGGTTTGTTTGAAATGGTAGCTGGTCGTTTAGATGTATGGAAACGTCTTCGTCCCGGTAAATATGAAATTGAAAAAGGAAGCAGCTTGTTTACGCTTGCACGTAAGTTGCGGAATGGTTCGCAAACGCCGGTGAATCTTGTGATCACTAAACTGCGGACAAGAAAAGATCTGGCAGCACTCATCGGCCGCAAGTTCGAAACCGACTCTGCAACTATGCTCGCCTATCTCATCAACAACGATTCATTAAAGAAATTTGGACTTGATACAAATACAGTGATGACATCTGTATTCCCAAATACCTATTCCCTGCTTTGGAATTCCGGTCCGCAGCGCATCTTCCGCAAGTTGCATGAGCAGCGCACAAAATTCTGGACAGCTGAACGAAAACAAAAAGCCGCAGCACTTGGCTTAACTCCAGAGCAGGTGCACACGATGGCATCTATTGTTGAGGAGGAAACACTTCGTAACGATGAGAAGCCGACCATTGCCAGTGTTTATCTCAACCGTTTAAAAAAAGATATGAACCTTGGAGCCGACCCAACCGTGAAGTTTGCCATTGGCGATTTCACCATCAAACGGCTTTTGTTTGGTCATATCAATTCAACCGCTTCATCGCCTTACAACACCTATCGCAATAAAGGATTGCCTCCAGGCCCTATCTGCACCCCGTCTGAAACAACCATCGATGCCGTGCTGAATGCAGCTGCCACCGATTACCTGTTCTTCTGTGCAAAGCCTAACGGTAACGGTTACCATGCTTTTGCATCAAATGAAACAGATCATTTCAAAAATGCAAAGGCTTATCAACAATGGCTCGATAGTTTAAACATCAGGTAA